In one Nicotiana sylvestris chromosome 8, ASM39365v2, whole genome shotgun sequence genomic region, the following are encoded:
- the LOC104212157 gene encoding uncharacterized protein — protein MEERVKGTVTSLSSLFPVEEAQKASKRVQDTIADRQKQLDLLRDFAADNNNLINLVQRLPDQLHHDIMVPFGKAAFFPGRLIHTNEFLVLLGEGYYAERTSKQTTELLKRRGKDLESQVESVKAVIQDLKAEASFFDATASEAAEGLVEIREDYAEETSPEESSTVGILKPELPISSEGDDAELAVENEEYARILSRIAELEKEEEEAENPELEKEEEEAEIDNKFNEEELGKSGLDVSTGQYIRDQEINNSGVRGSSNLKERAASSRDHSIESFPEQLHVESSKSVTKDECLAWSLASDESNVTENAPKQNRMKEDTNVPMIAENKAFTGSIVERAGAFDIKPSEQTVGRSTKPVSRFKMQRK, from the exons ATGGAAGAACGAGTGAAAGGCACAGTGACGTCACTATCGTCATTGTTTCCGGTAGAAGAAGCCCAGAAAGCATCGAAGCGCGTGCAGGACACGATTGCCGACCGCCAGAAACAGCTGGACCTGCTCCGAGATTTCGCCGCGGACAACAATAACCTTATTAACCTTGTTCAGAGATTGCCTGATCAGCTTCACCACGATATCATG GTCCCGTTTGGAAAAGCAGCATTTTTTCCCGGTCGTTTGATTCACACCAATGAATTTCTG GTTCTATTGGGAGAGGGTTATTACGCAGAAAGGACATCCAAGCAAACGACTGAGTTACTGAAAAGAAGAGGGAAGGATTTAGAGTCCCAAGTGGAATCTGTAAAGGCTGTGATACAAGACCTTAAGGCCGAGGCTTCATTTTTTGATGCTACAGCTTCTGAGGCTGCG GAAGGTCTTGTAGAGATCAGAGAAGACTATGCTGAGGAAACTTCTCCTGAAGAGTCATCCACAGTTG GCATCCTGAAACCTGAGCTTCCAATTTCTTCTGAAGGAGACGATGCTGAACTTGCAGTTGAAAATGAGGAATATGCTCGCATTTTATCCCGGATTGCCGAGCTTgagaaggaagaagaagaggcTGAAAATCCCGAACTtgagaaggaagaagaagaagctgaaattGACAATAAATTCAATGAAGAAGAGCTGGGTAAATCTGGATTAGATGTCAGCACAGGTCAATACATCCGGGACCAAGAAATAAACAATTCTGGA GTGCGTGGTTCTAGTAATCTCAAGGAAAGAGCAGCATCTTCAAGAGATCACTCCATTGAAAGTTTTCCTGAACAGCTGCAC GTTGAAAGTTCAAAATCAGTAACTAAAG ATGAATGCTTAGCTTGGAGCCTAGCTTCTGACGAGTCCAATGTTACTGAGAATGCTCCAAAACAGAATCGAATGAAGGAGGATACTAATGTTCCTATGATAGCTGAAAATAAG GCTTTTACTGGAAGTATTGTTGAACGCGCTGGTGCCTTTGATATCAAGCCAAGCGAGCAGACTGTTGGTCGTAGCACAAAGCCAGTATCAAGGTTCAAAATGCAGAGGAAATAG
- the LOC104212158 gene encoding early nodulin-like protein 3, with the protein MEYPLYISFLFLIFLGFFCSSQAYIFYAGGKNGWILKPSESYNHWAERNRFQVNDTIVFNYKKDHDSVLIVHKDDYIKCKKDKPIHALKNGHSKFKFPKSGPFYFISGHANNCKNGQKLIVVVLSPNHNKTSIETTSPSSAPAPTKSAAASIGSSGLFWFFSLIMAAIFSSLV; encoded by the exons ATGGAATATCCTTTATATATTAGCTTTTTATTTCTGATTTTCTTGGGATTTTTCTGCTCATCTCAAGCTTATATATTCTATGCTGGTGGTAAAAATGGTTGGATTTTAAAGCCTTCTGAATCATACAATCATTGGGCCGAAAGAAATCGCTTTCAAGTCAATGATACCATTG TTTTCAATTACAAGAAAGACCACGATTCAGTTCTCATAGTTCACAAAGATGATTACATCAAATGCAAAAAGGACAAGCCAATCCATGCTCTCAAAAATGGTCATTCCAAATTCAAGTTTCCAAAATCAGGTCCATTCTATTTCATAAGTGGACATGCTAATAATTGCAAAAATGGCCAGAaattaattgttgttgtgttaTCTCCCAATCACAATAAGACATCTATCGAAACGACGTCACCTTCATCAGCACCAGCTCCTACAAAGTCAGCTGCAGCTAGTATTGGTTCAAGTGGTTTGTTTTGGTTCTTTAGTTTGATAATGGCAGCAATATTTAGTAGCTTGGTTTAA
- the LOC138874674 gene encoding uncharacterized protein has translation MAELYPDDFDEFRMSALENQFASYIIFVHDFDEMFSYLNGLSDLSKILVKTKKHSVYPLVFLLVKLALLLPVATATIERAFSAMKFIKNDLRNRMDDDFLGGCIVPYVERKRTSPLPADYAFVRLSLQLQREAGPYSFYNCEDFFAFAK, from the exons ATGGCTGAATTGTATCCTGATGACTTTGATGAATTTAGGATGAGTGCTCTTGAGAATCAGTTTGCGagttatattatttttgttcatGATTTTGATGAAATGTTTTCCTATCTAAATGGGCTTTCTGATCTTTCAAAAATATTAGTTAAGACAAAAAAGCATTCAGTTTATCCTCTTGTATTTCTCTTAGTGAAACTTGCGTTGCTTCTGCCTGTTGCCACTGCAACTATTGAGAGAGCTTTCTCAGCAATGAAGTTTATCAAAAATGACTTGCGGAATCGAATGGATGATGACTTTTTAGGCGGTTGCATAGTGCCTTATGTAGAAAGAAAGAGAA CTTCACCACTGCCTGCAGATTATGCATTTGTGAGGCTTTCATTGCAATTGCAAAGGGAAGCTGGGCCATACAGTTTTTACAATTGCGAAgatttcttcgcatttgcgaagtaa